GGTATTTATGGTGGTGCCTCTTTTTGTGGGGTATAGTATTTATACCACAGACCAAGACCTTGCCATGCGAATTTTTGATCATCCTAAAGTTCTGTTGTGGTTATTACTACCGTTTTTTGGCATAGCTGCCATAATCGCTTTTTTTAAGCTTAAACTATCTGATAACGAAGATTTCAGTATTTCGTGGCTAAAGAACGATAAAACATATTACAGAAAAACATTTTCTTCATCAGGTTCCCACTCTTTCGGTTCGGGCAGTAGCTCTTCAGGTGGTGGTAGTTCATTTTCTGGCGGTGGCGGAAGCTCAGGTGGTGGTGGAGCAAGCGGAAGTTGGTGAAATTCAAGTACTTTTATGTATCTCAAATATTCAAAATAAATAGTATCCATGAACAGAATAATTTACTTGTTAGCATTTGTCTTGGTTTTATCATGTAAGACAGAAAAACCAAAAAGCCCTGAAGTTGAAAAATGGGAAGCCCAAGCTGCTAATGTTGAAATAATAAGGGATGACTTTGGAGTCCCTCATATTTATGGTAAGACAGATGCCGATGCAGTGTTTGGGTTATTGTACGCCCAATGCGAAGATGATTTTAACCGTGTGGAGCAAAACTACATTTGGGCAACAGGTAGACTGGCAGAAGTAGATGGCGAAGAGGCTTTGTATAGCGATTTGCGCGCAAAACTGTTCATGACAGAAGAAGAGGCTAAAGCGAATTATGAAAAGAGTCCCGCTTGGTTAAAAGAGTTGTGTAATGCCTTTGCCGACGGTATCAATTACTACCTATATACGCACCCAAAAGTAAAACCTAGATTGTTGACGCATTTTGAGCCATGGATGCCCATGTATTTTAGTGAAGGGTCCATTGGTGGTGATATTGAGCGAATTTCAACAAAGAAGATTGCTGCCTTCTATGAAAGTGATATGGCATTACCAGAAATGGAATTGTTGCAATTAGAAAAGGAAAAAGAAGCAGAGGAACCACAAGGTTCTAACGGTATTGCTATTTCAGGTAAATTGACACAGTCCGGTAATCCGCTGTTATTGATCAATCCGCATACCTCGTTTTATTTTAGGGGAGAAGTCCATGTAGTTTCAGAGGAGGGGTTAAACGCCTATGGTGCGGTAACTTGGGGTCAGTTTTTCGTTTATCAAGGTTTTAATGAAAAAACCGGATGGATGCATACATCCACTTATACCGATGTTATGGATGAATTCAAGGAGACAATAGTTAAGAACGATGATAATTTATTCTATCAATACGGAGAAGAATTGCGTCCTGTAGAATCGTCTGAAATACTATTGAAATATTTGGATGGAGAGGAATTGAAAGAGAAAAAGTATCCAGCATACAGAACCCACCACGGACCAATAACCCATGTTGCAGATGGGCAATGGACGGCATCTGCCATGATGTGGGAACCGGTGAAAGCGTTAGAGCAATCATTCATCCGAACAAAACAAAACGGGTACAAAGGTTTTCGTGAAATGATGGATATTCGTACTAATTCAAGTAACAATACGGTGTATGCAGATGCGGAAGGAAACATCGCTTATTTTCATGGAAATTACGTTCCAAAACGAGATGTTCAATTTGATTATACAAAACCGGTAGATGGTAGCAACCCGAAAACAGATTGGCAAGGTTTGCATACGGTAGATGAAAATATTTTGGTATTAAACCCAGAGAACGGATGGATCCAGAATTGTAATTCTACCCCGTTTACATCGGCTCTGGAATTTAGTCCAAAGAAAGAAGACTACCCGTATTACATGTCTAGAGATCAAGAGAACTTTAGAGGCGTTCATGCCATAGAATTATTGAAAGACAGAAAAGGGTACACCATTGATAGTCTTATCCGGTTAGCGCATGATCCGTATTTACCGGCATTCAAAGCTTTAATACCTGGTTTGGTAAAAGCTTATAATTCTCATAACGATAAGAATCCGAAATTAAAAGAGCCGATTGAAATTCTGGAAAAGTGGGACTATACAACGGGAGAAGATCAAGTAGCCATGACATTGGCACATTTTTATGGTACCGCAATAGGCAAACACGCAGACCAACCAAAAGGAATAAGTGATATGGAGCGCATGATTTATTTTGGGAACAACACAGAAGCCGTATTGCCCATTTTTGAAGAAGTAATCAACCAACTTGAGTCAGATTTTGGTACATGGAAAATGTCATGGGGAGAAGTAAATAGATATCAGCGAACTACAGGAGATATCGTGCAGCATTTTGATGATGCTAAACCAAGTATTCCAATAGGGTTTGCTTCCGGTAGGTGGGGAGCCTTGGCGGCATACGGTGCGCGATACACCACTGAAGGCGCAAAAAAGATATACGGTACAAGGGGCAATAGTTTTGCAGCAGTAGTTGAATTTGGTGAAACCGTTAAAGCCAAAAGTATTTTGGCAGGTGGGCAAAGTGGTGATCCTAATTCTCCATATTTTAATGACCAAATTGAGAGGTATAGAAATGTAGATTGGAAAGAAGTACCTTTTTATAAGAAAGATGTTTTAAAAAGGGCAAGGGAAACATATACTCCTGGGAAAAGATAAATTGATAAAGAAACTAGATTATGGGATTGTTGAATAAAATATTAGGTAATGCCAGTGAGGTATCTGTAGAACAGCTATTAAAAAAATATGGTCGCTTATTGATAGAGGGAGAGGAAATTGAGTTGGGATTTTCCTTATTGCGAGATGTTTTCATGTTTACTAATAAACGCTTAATTTTAATAGATATACAAGGAATTACGGGAAGTAAAATTGAATACAAATCGCTCCCTTATAAGAATATATCAAGGTTTTCTCTTGAAACTTCGGGTACTTTTGATTTAGATGCTGAATTAAAAATCTGGATATCGAGTGAAAACGTACCAAGTGTAAGCAAAAAGTTCAATAAGAGTATAGATGTTTATGAAGTACAGCGGTACTTGGCAAGTAAGGTAATGTAATTTTTACATAGATTCTTTGGTAACGATTAATGTAGCCTTAGAACCTGCGGACAACAACCATTTGTTGGAGTAAATCAATTCTCCTTTATCGTTATATACATCAACCTGAGCAGTATTTGGGGCAGATGACCCATGGTTAAGTGCTTCAAAATCTAAGCGGTTAAAACCATCTTGTAAGTCTACATTGATTCCTTTGAACGCTCCGGTTAATAGCAGGTTTTGTTCTACGACCATATCGTTCATATAAATCTTAACACGGTCTCCATCTACATATTCATGGTCTCTGCAAACAATACCAATAAATTTTCCGCTACTTTTTACATCCCCAAGATATTGATCAGGAAAATATTGACCAGATCCATTTAAGCGTTCTCCAGGAGCTACTTTTGGGTCAATTTTCATACCGGTTCCTGCTTGTACCAATTCTTCATCGGGTAACATTTTTACAGGGTTCTTGCTGTTCATGTCTAGACTTGGCTGTTCTTTGATCAATGAGGGCATTTTAAGAACGGGGCTAGCGGTTCCACTAGAATTTATAGGGTTTGCTTTCTCAATTTTCAATGGTTTGGCAGTAGGTAAATCTGTTTGTGCAGAAACCTGTGCCATGGAAAGGGAGAACAAAACAATAAAAAGATAATAAAGGTTTCTCATCTAATCTTTACATTGGGTGAAATAAAGATAACAAATACCCTGCCATGGGCACTTAAGGCGACGTTAAAATAAGTATAGGATAGTGTTTTTTCGATAAACGAACTAGTCTATTTCAAATTTTCCCTTAAGAACGAAATAAAATTTCCGTTCATTATTTTCTCAATGTCTTGAGGTGAATACCCTCTGTTTTCCAATAAATGAACACATTTTTGCAAATCTGCAATGGTATCTACATCGGCAGGACCTTGTTCTTTTCCAAATCCGCCGTCCAGGTCAGAACCTATACCTACATGATTGGCATTACCTGCAAGTTGACAAATATGGTCAATATTATCGAGCATTTGCTGTAGACTTACGCCTGCAGATTGCGGTGTAGAAACCCCTCTTTCCCAATGTGGAACCATCATCCAAGCATCAAGCACAACACCTATAATACCTTTACGTGCTATAATTTCCTTGATTTGTTCATCTGTGAACTGCCTATGGTGGTTAACTAGGGTCCTGCAATTATTATGGCTGGCCCAAAGAGGACCGTCATAATTCACCATGGTTTCCCAAAAACTGATATCACATAAATGGGTTACATCTAAGATTATTCCTAAACGTTGAATTTCCTTTAATAAATTTCTTCCCTTGGCACCAATACCACCAGATGAGTTGGTACCATGTGCGTATGTGCCAGGACCGTAATGTGCAGGTCCAATGGCACGTAACCCTTGATCATATGAACGTTGTAGGTATGAAACGTCTATGATAGAATCTGCACCTTCTAAACTTAATAAATACCCAATAGGTTTCTTTTCTTTATCGGTTTTCCAAAGTTCTAGGTGCGCATCAAGCTGAGTTTTGTTGGTGATTTGAACCATTTCTTTAGCATCTTCCATGCTTTTGTACCATGCTAACTGCCCTTGTGTTTGCGCCCAAGCCTGTTGAGGTGACTTCCATCCCGGTAATGTATTGTCTTTATGGACATAACGGGCAATTTGCGTTGCCATACAGAGCCCGATATTACCTTTTCGCATAGCATCTAATGATACTGTATTGTTACCTCTATCTGGTTTATCGGTCATACCTTGCTCACCTTTTCTAATATCTTCAACAGACCAGGTAAGGTCACGGTTCCATTCCATGGCGTTCATGGACAAGTCTAAATGGGCATCGAAAATGAACATACTTATATCGTAGATTTTTGGGTTCTTGCAGTTACTGGCCAATGATCTATAACTATATTATCCTTAACAACCGTAAGGGTATCGTATTTGGCTACGGTAGGGCAAATATGTTTAGGAACTGCGTAATGCACATCCCCTACCTCAGGTATGGTAAGGTCGTCATACTCAACGACCAAATGCTCTTCTGACTGACTAATTTGCTTACTGTGCTTTAGGTCTAAAAATGCTATTCTGGGAAAAGGCATTTCAGGTGCTAAGGATTTATGACCAAGGTCAAAACAAAGAATGCCCGTAGTTGGTTTACTCAGAATACGTGTCATTAGTACAGCTGCAGGCAAAAAATGCATCTCGGGAAAGAGACTGCCATAACCGGCATCCCAAAGTAAAGTAGTGCCCGGGCTGGCCTCCACGCCATCTTGTTTACAGTGAAAAGGAAAAGTCGGTGAGCCACCGGCCACTATTTTAGGACTTGGTATGTCAAGTTTATCAATGTTAGCTTTTAAGCTCAATACAGGTTCAAATGCAGTATTGCATTCTGCCTCACGAATAGTGGGATCTGTATGGCGTAAATGACCATCATACACATGTAAGCCTTCGGCAATTAAATGCTCATGTTCGCTTAACTCTCGATATAGGGCCAATGCCTTTTGATCAGGAGCTATACCCGTTCTGTTCATGCCGCTATTAATATCTATCCACAGCGGAATTTTAATGTTGTTGGCTTTAGCAAGGTCACCTAAAAGTTGCAAAGATTTAGAGTTGTCAACAAGAGTGGAAAACTTGGTATTGCCGTATGCTTTTATAAGTTCAACAAAACGTTTGGTGTTAGGTCCTATCGGTTGCATGGCCAACAGTACATCTTTTGCCATGCAATTACCAAGTAATTCAGCTTCTGCAATGGTAGCGCATTTAAATTTTTGAATACCGGCATCCATTTGCATAGCAATGATATTGGCGTTTTTGTATGTTTTTACATGCGGACGCAAGAAATTTACATCGCCCCTCATAGAAATCATTAATTCAATATTATGTTGAATTCTATTGGGATAAATCAATAGGGACGGAGAAATTACGTCTTCCGGATGGGTCAATGAATACCAATTATTGTCTTCCATATCTTTTAATGATGTAGTTCAAAATGTGCCTCTATCTCTACAGGAATACCGCCAGGTAAAATCATACCAACCGCACTACGAACACCCACACCGTTATCTGGTCCAAAAATCTCTGCCATAAGTTCGCTGAAACCATTAATGACCAAAGGTTGTTGCCCAAAATCTGGGGTAGAGTTGACCATGCCCAAGGTTTTTACGATTCTTTTTATTTTGTCAATGTCGCCAAAATGGGTCTGTATGGTAGATAGCATGGTTAAAGCTACTTGCTTTGCCGCTACTTTTGCTTCTTCCATTGTCATGTCATGACCTGCTCTACCCACAATCAAAGAACCATCATTTTGCATTGGTCCTTGCCCTGAAATGTAAAGAAAATGATCCACCACCAAAACGGGTTTGTATAATCCTGCCGGAGGTGGGGCAGGGGGTAATATGAGTCCTAATTCCTTAATCCTTTCTGAAGGTTTCTTTTGCATATTTAATTGTTTAAATGAACATATTTATTATTAGAACACCTACTAATCCCATAACACCTACGGTGGTTTCCATAACTGTCCAGCTTTTTAGGGTGTCGTTTACGGATAGGTTGAAGTATTCTTTGAATAACCAAAAACCACTATCGTTTACATGGGACAACATTAAACTGCCCGATCCAATGGCTAGCACCATTAATTCTGGGCTAACACCGGTACCTTGCACCAATGGCAATACAATACCTGCAGCCGTTAAGCCAGCGACAGTGGCAGAACCCACACAAACGCGAATTACGGTAGCGATCAGCCAAGCTAAAATTAATGGAGAAATGGAAGATTGCTCTAATATTCCGCCAATATATTTACTTACGCCACTATCTATCAATACTTGCTTTAAGGCACCAGAACCTGCAATAATCAAAAGTACCATGGTAATACCCGTAATGGCACTGCCAATAGAGTCCATAACTTCTTTCATACTTTTACCGCGACCCAAACCTAAAGTATAGATTGCTACCAAAACTGCAATAAGCATGGCAATGGCGGGGTTGCCCATAAAAACCAAAATCTTGGTGAGAAAGAAATCTGCCGGTAGCAAAAGTTGGGCTAGTGCTGCAATGGCAATAAGAATTACTGGTAAAAGTGCGCTGATAATACTATTTGCCATGCTTGGCATTTCTTCCTCTTTTAGGATGATGGGGTTTAGAAATTCCTTTAAGGGAGTTGCATTAATGTTTTTTAAAGTTCTTGAAAAGATAGGGCCAGCAACAATAATTGCAGGTATGGCAACTATAATACCGTATAACAGTGTTTTGCCAATATCAGCATTGAACATGGACGCCAGTGCAGTAGGAGCAGGGTGCGGAGGTAAATATCCATGGGTGACAGACAGCGATGCCAGCATGGGTAGACCTACATAAAGTAGTGGTAAGCCGGTGGCTGCTGCAATAGTGAATACCAATGGAACTAGGATTACGAAACCTACGGAATAAAACATGGGAATACCTACAATGAAGCCGGTTAAGACAACGGCCCATTGAATGTTCTTTTTACCAAATTTTTCTACTAAATGGGTGGTGATTCGTTGAGCGGCACCACTATCGGCAACTAATTTGCCCAACATGGCACCAAGTCCTAAGATAATAACTAGAAATCCTAAAATATTACCAATACCTTTTTGAATGGAATCTACGACACTGATAGGTTCCATGCCTTCGGCAATACCCACAAAAAGCGATACGATAATAAAAGTGATAAAAGCATTGAGTTTAAATTTTGCAATGAGAATGAATAGGAGTAAAATTCCTAGAATAACAATAAATAATGGCATATTAAAAATGAGTTAGTTAAGTTGATCATCTAAATATACCATAAAAAAAAAGCCCATCATATATTATCTATTTATGATGAGCTTAAACATTGTAATTCTATAATTTATCAGTCATCTCGGGTGAGATGGTCTTATAGATCAATCCTGCTAAAATGGCTCCGATCATTGGCGCCAACCAAAATAGCCAAAGTTGATCTAGCGCCCAGTCACCAACAAATAATGCCTGACTGGTACTTCTTGCAGGATTTACAGATGTATTGGTGACAGGAATACTAATTAGGTGAATTAAGGTTAGACAAAGGCCTATAGCCAACCCGGCAAAACCTCGTGGTGCCTTGGTGTAAGTAGATCCCAGTATGACGAATAAGAAAATAAAGGTCATCACAAGTTCTATAGTAAAAGCTGATGTTAAATCATACCCTCCAGGTGAATGTTCATTATACCCGTTAGAAGCAAATCCACCAAGTTCAAAACCAGCTTTGCCGGAAGCAATTAGAAATAGAATGGCTGCTCCGGCAATACCGCCCATTACTTGAGCTACGATGTAAGGAAAAACGTCTTTACCCTCAAAACGACCACCTACCCAAACACCGATAGTTACGGCGGGGTTTAAATGACAACCTGAAATATGACCAATGGCGTAGGCCATAGTTACCACGGTTAAACCGAAGGCCAAGGAGACCCCAACAAAACCGATTCCTAATTCTGGATATCCTGCGGCAAGTACGGCACTACCACACCCACCTAAAACTAGCCATAAAGTACCTATAAATTCTGCAATAAACTTTTTCATTTTCTTAAGGTTTAATTGATTGTATGTATTTAGAAACCAAAAGTTTAATGAAGTCACAATTTTTTATGAGTTTTATTGATACTGTTAATGGTTAGATATTTAATTTTTTACATAAAATATAGTTAAATACCTTTTTTTAATCCGAATAGAGGGTGCAGAGGTTTTATTTTTAATATGATTAAATGATAAATTAACCAACATATTAAAAATGTACCTACGATTAAAATTGTAGCTTTTAAAAGCAAACTCCATTGCAAATCTTTTATGTAATATGCAATTCCTACGGTTACGGTTTGATGAAGAATGTAGAATGGGTAAACAGCTCGATTGGCATAGCTCAAAAGTGGACTAGGTTTGTTCTGATACTTAGCGGCATATCCTAATAGCACTAATATCCATGACCAAAGATTTACGATTTTCAGAAAAGCTTCGGTAAAGTGACGGGTGTATCCGTCTTCAAATTGCCAAGTAATAAGCATTCCTATGAAACATATAATTCCTAAGTAAAAAGCTTTTGTGCGTATCCTTTCGATTGCATTCCAAAGAATAGGTCCGCAAGCGACCATGACAAATCCGAAGAAGAATAAAGTCATGGAAGAGAAAAAATTAAACCAATCATTAATTAGGTCATGGGTTATGTCATAAAAAGGTTCTAACAAAGACTCCAATAAATATAAAGGAATCGTAAAAATGTATAGTCCGTATGGTTTTTGAATTACCTTGCTAATCCAACGTATATACCTGTTTTTATTATTTTTCATATAAAGGAAAAAAGGAGAAAGCAATACGGAAAAAACTAGTAGATACGGAAGAAACCACAAGTGGTGCCAACTTAAATTGCCTTCTGGGTAAATGCCGTCATAGGCTATAGTGCTCAAGTAGCTCCAATACGAACCTTGAAATTGACCTTGTGCCAATCTTTCAAAATATACCTGTGGAGGAACAATAACGAGCATACCGAAAACAAGGGGGATCCCTAAACGCAAAAATCGCTCCTTATTAAATTGCCATATATTTCTTTTTGATAAGGCATAGAACGTACCCATACCAGAAATTAGAAATAATATTGGCAGTCTCCATTGATTTAAAAAAAGCATGGGCCACTTCAACCAATCATAGATGTTGTTATTTTTTATATGCCAACCCCAAGGCACAAAGAACATACCTGAATGATAAATGATTAAGAGTGAAAAAACGAATACTCGCAACCAATCGATATCATACCTTCTAAACTTTTTTTCCATAATCTAGTGATTTTCATCAAAGTTGAATTTTAAAATCAGGAATGATAAATTTTGGACATTACCATATGTCCTGAATTACAATTTTGGAGAAATTGACTTTGCAAATTTAGAGGGAGATATACCCGAAATCTTCTTGAAAGCATTGTAAAATGCAGACTTTGACTTAAATCCTACCGTCTCGCCAATAGCTTCAATGGTTAGATGACTAAATTGAGGGTCTACTAATCTCTCTTTAGCTAGATCAATTCTTTTGCTATTGATATAGTGATTAAAATTAGAACCAAAATCTGAATTTATAGTTTTTGAAATTTGATTTGGATGAATAGCTAACTGGGTGGCAAGATTTTTTAAACTGGCTTGGCTATTTGTATAAAACAAGTTATTGTCCACGAATGTTTCAATTTCTTTAAATGTAACTTCATCTGCTGCATTCGAAAGCGTTTCATACTTATCTGCAACCCATGATTTTTCAAAGAACTTAGATTTGGAAATAATAATGTATGTGGTGGCAAATGCTACTAAAGTTTGGAAAATGGCAATAAAATGGTCTCCGCCATCGTCGTCATATATGTAGAAAACTACAAATAGAAGAATGAAAAAAGTACAGAGTATAATGGCAGAATTACGTGTAAAAATGTATTTGGCAGACTTAAGGTTTGCTTTATCTGTGTCATTTCTATAGCGTTCTTCTTTAACTAGTTTTAGTGATAATAGCGTATATAACAGTAAACTAAATAAAATTAACCAATCAAATATATCTTTAATGTGATGGTATGAATAGTTAAATGTGTCTGGAACCGAGGCGGTACCTAAATTACTATAATACGCACCTAAATAAGCGTTTAGTTTAACCGAAACTGGAGCTGTGTAAAACGGAATCTGTGATAAAAGATAACCTAGCGGTAAAATTAAGTTCCACCAACCTTTACGTATAGAAATAGGTTTTCTTTTCAAAAATGCATAAATAGTAAAGTATAGAAAAGGACCTATAAGCAAAACAAAAACTTCAGAAGAATCATTCCATTCAAGAAGGTGTTTTATGAGTCCGGTGTAACACAAATAAGTATCCAAAAAAACCAGTGTTCCAAATAATAATAAAAATGCAAAATAGAGTAGTAATCTATTATTCATGCTTTTTACAAAAAGTACGATACTTAAAAATAGATTTTGCGCCACTCCTAATAGCATTATGGTAGAAGTAAAGTTATGTCTAATAGGAATTTGCGCTATGAGGTCTTGAAGCGTATCCATCTTATTTATTATCTAAATAATCTTTCAACTTCTGTGGACCTTCCAATAAAATGCGAACCACGCGTAATGTACCGTCATCCGTGGTATTAATTTGCCATTTGATTAGGGAAATAGATCCTTTTTCAATTTCTATTCCAGTAATACTTCTTGGGTGAACGCAGCTACCATCGTTAAAGAGAGGTATATCTCCAGGCTCTGGAAAACGAGGTCTGTGGGTATGACCTACAACAGTAACTTTTAATCTGTTCTTTAAAATCCATCTTTTAATACGGCGCTCTACTTTTATGAGTTCAGTGTAGTTTTTTGCGGGTGAAGTAGGGTCTGCTATGCCCCATACTTGTAGGGGTTTCCACAGTACCCTTACCAAAAATCTGCCCCAACGCCAAAAAGTGTAATTCCACCAATCTGCTTGGTGACCATGGGTAAGAAAAACTTCTTGTTGGGTTTCTTTATGTTTTAGTATAAGCGCTTCATGGTACTTTATGCCTTCAAATAGTGATTTATCTTTATCATCTATAGGTTCAAAATAGCTAGATAAATGCTTTTTTACATAAGCTTCATCCTTGTAGACCATATCATGGTTTCCCCAAATCATGTGAAGTCTTTGTTCTAAATGAAATTGCTTCAATAATTTAAAAACATTTTTATGGGCTTCAAAAATAGATTCAAAATGAATGTTCTCCCAAAGCTCATCTCCATCACCTAGTTCACAGTAATCAAAACCTTCTGAATAATAGAATTTTAAGGCGTGGTAGTAAATGTTTCTATTGTTTGCAAAATCGTCTGCAAAACTGTTATCGCCCCTATGACAGTCGCTAAATAGAATAAATTTTGAAGTGTCGTCAAACGGAATAGTTTTAGCGTTTTCATAAGCTCTATTAAGTCTGTTTTCCGATGACATACTGTAATTTTCGCTAAATATCCGAAAATCCCGTTAACCATAATGCTATAGTTGGTCAAAAAATAGGGTTGGTTTTGTAACTTTACATAAAATTAGTAGACTAACCAGAACATGGGAAAGCACGATAGAATGAAAATGCCGTTTAAGCACCTCATAAGTTTTGAAAAACTTCTTACGAAGTACGATGAACATTTGAAAGGTGACGACCCTTTTTTGGCAGCTACCGCCGAGCGTATTTTGGCTGTGGAAAAAGGATTTCCTGAATTACGGAATGGTTTTTCTGATTTTTCTTTATTGGAGAAAAATAAAGACTTGATCGATCGTATTTTACAAGATACGTTTACAGAGGCTTTGAGCAGTAACGAAATAAAGGTAGCTACCTTGCCCTACCAAGGTGTTATTATAAAATCATCTAAACGTTTTCAAAGTATAATTCATGAAGCCGGTGACGGTTATGAACCCCAAATAAGAAACGTTGGGGATGATATGGATTATATCATGAGCTGTGTGGTAGTATTAAATTACTATTATGGTTATAAGCTAGATTTTAGTAGACCATATTTTTATGATATTCCAGATGCCAATGGCGTAATGCGTCACTATCGTATTTTATATAATGCAGATTTTATTGATGTTATCCCTACGGACAAGGCAAAGGAAGTAACCCAAGAAGATGTAGACGAGTTATTGGCAAACCCAACTGATATTAAGCTTTGGAAGGAGAAGATTCCGCCAGAAAGTTTTATTTCTAAAGGATTTGTAATTGCCAATTTGTTCGATGTTACCATGGAGCAGGCAATTTCAAATATTAAGTCGAAATTAATCTCAAAGGACACTTTACAACCTGTAAAGTTTATGAATGATTTGCAGGAGACCTTTAAATCATTCTTTCGTTTACCTAATATTAAAGTAGGTTTTGCTTCTTTTGATGCCAAAAAAGATCAGTTTGAAGAAGTTGCAGGTATTGGTTTTGATAGCTTTCTTTTAAGGGGTAGACATGCAATTGACTGTAAAGTAGCATTGTGTGAGGAATCTTATCATAAACTAATAGATTTCAACTCTTATTTTACCATTACGGATATGGATCGTATGGTGGGGCAATCTGGTGAAATGCAGCCATATAAAGGGCTACAGGATCAAGGAGTGCAAAGTGCCATATTTGCGCCAATAGCATATGAAGGTAAGTTATTGGGTATTTTAGAAATAGTTTCTCAGAAAAAAGGAGTGCTCAATGGCGTTAACGCACAAAAGTTAGATGATGTAATGCCGTTCATTGTTTCTGCCGTAGTACGTACCAAGAACGAAGAGAACAATAGAATAGATGCTATTATTCAAAATGAATGTACTTCTGTTCATTCTTCGGTGTATTGGAGGTTTCAGGAAGAGGCCAAAAGGTTTATGCAAGATGAAATAGAAGGTAGATCACCTTCTTTTAAGGAAATTGTTTTTAAAGATGTATACCCATTATTTGGGCAAATAGATATAAAGGATTCTTCCCAAGCAA
The sequence above is a segment of the Maribacter dokdonensis DSW-8 genome. Coding sequences within it:
- a CDS encoding acylase, translating into MNRIIYLLAFVLVLSCKTEKPKSPEVEKWEAQAANVEIIRDDFGVPHIYGKTDADAVFGLLYAQCEDDFNRVEQNYIWATGRLAEVDGEEALYSDLRAKLFMTEEEAKANYEKSPAWLKELCNAFADGINYYLYTHPKVKPRLLTHFEPWMPMYFSEGSIGGDIERISTKKIAAFYESDMALPEMELLQLEKEKEAEEPQGSNGIAISGKLTQSGNPLLLINPHTSFYFRGEVHVVSEEGLNAYGAVTWGQFFVYQGFNEKTGWMHTSTYTDVMDEFKETIVKNDDNLFYQYGEELRPVESSEILLKYLDGEELKEKKYPAYRTHHGPITHVADGQWTASAMMWEPVKALEQSFIRTKQNGYKGFREMMDIRTNSSNNTVYADAEGNIAYFHGNYVPKRDVQFDYTKPVDGSNPKTDWQGLHTVDENILVLNPENGWIQNCNSTPFTSALEFSPKKEDYPYYMSRDQENFRGVHAIELLKDRKGYTIDSLIRLAHDPYLPAFKALIPGLVKAYNSHNDKNPKLKEPIEILEKWDYTTGEDQVAMTLAHFYGTAIGKHADQPKGISDMERMIYFGNNTEAVLPIFEEVINQLESDFGTWKMSWGEVNRYQRTTGDIVQHFDDAKPSIPIGFASGRWGALAAYGARYTTEGAKKIYGTRGNSFAAVVEFGETVKAKSILAGGQSGDPNSPYFNDQIERYRNVDWKEVPFYKKDVLKRARETYTPGKR
- a CDS encoding PH domain-containing protein; this encodes MGLLNKILGNASEVSVEQLLKKYGRLLIEGEEIELGFSLLRDVFMFTNKRLILIDIQGITGSKIEYKSLPYKNISRFSLETSGTFDLDAELKIWISSENVPSVSKKFNKSIDVYEVQRYLASKVM
- a CDS encoding dipeptidase; the protein is MFIFDAHLDLSMNAMEWNRDLTWSVEDIRKGEQGMTDKPDRGNNTVSLDAMRKGNIGLCMATQIARYVHKDNTLPGWKSPQQAWAQTQGQLAWYKSMEDAKEMVQITNKTQLDAHLELWKTDKEKKPIGYLLSLEGADSIIDVSYLQRSYDQGLRAIGPAHYGPGTYAHGTNSSGGIGAKGRNLLKEIQRLGIILDVTHLCDISFWETMVNYDGPLWASHNNCRTLVNHHRQFTDEQIKEIIARKGIIGVVLDAWMMVPHWERGVSTPQSAGVSLQQMLDNIDHICQLAGNANHVGIGSDLDGGFGKEQGPADVDTIADLQKCVHLLENRGYSPQDIEKIMNGNFISFLRENLK
- a CDS encoding D-TA family PLP-dependent enzyme, giving the protein MEDNNWYSLTHPEDVISPSLLIYPNRIQHNIELMISMRGDVNFLRPHVKTYKNANIIAMQMDAGIQKFKCATIAEAELLGNCMAKDVLLAMQPIGPNTKRFVELIKAYGNTKFSTLVDNSKSLQLLGDLAKANNIKIPLWIDINSGMNRTGIAPDQKALALYRELSEHEHLIAEGLHVYDGHLRHTDPTIREAECNTAFEPVLSLKANIDKLDIPSPKIVAGGSPTFPFHCKQDGVEASPGTTLLWDAGYGSLFPEMHFLPAAVLMTRILSKPTTGILCFDLGHKSLAPEMPFPRIAFLDLKHSKQISQSEEHLVVEYDDLTIPEVGDVHYAVPKHICPTVAKYDTLTVVKDNIVIDHWPVTARTQKSTI
- a CDS encoding RidA family protein, with the translated sequence MQKKPSERIKELGLILPPAPPPAGLYKPVLVVDHFLYISGQGPMQNDGSLIVGRAGHDMTMEEAKVAAKQVALTMLSTIQTHFGDIDKIKRIVKTLGMVNSTPDFGQQPLVINGFSELMAEIFGPDNGVGVRSAVGMILPGGIPVEIEAHFELHH
- a CDS encoding gluconate:H+ symporter, with product MPLFIVILGILLLFILIAKFKLNAFITFIIVSLFVGIAEGMEPISVVDSIQKGIGNILGFLVIILGLGAMLGKLVADSGAAQRITTHLVEKFGKKNIQWAVVLTGFIVGIPMFYSVGFVILVPLVFTIAAATGLPLLYVGLPMLASLSVTHGYLPPHPAPTALASMFNADIGKTLLYGIIVAIPAIIVAGPIFSRTLKNINATPLKEFLNPIILKEEEMPSMANSIISALLPVILIAIAALAQLLLPADFFLTKILVFMGNPAIAMLIAVLVAIYTLGLGRGKSMKEVMDSIGSAITGITMVLLIIAGSGALKQVLIDSGVSKYIGGILEQSSISPLILAWLIATVIRVCVGSATVAGLTAAGIVLPLVQGTGVSPELMVLAIGSGSLMLSHVNDSGFWLFKEYFNLSVNDTLKSWTVMETTVGVMGLVGVLIINMFI
- the aqpZ gene encoding aquaporin Z — protein: MKKFIAEFIGTLWLVLGGCGSAVLAAGYPELGIGFVGVSLAFGLTVVTMAYAIGHISGCHLNPAVTIGVWVGGRFEGKDVFPYIVAQVMGGIAGAAILFLIASGKAGFELGGFASNGYNEHSPGGYDLTSAFTIELVMTFIFLFVILGSTYTKAPRGFAGLAIGLCLTLIHLISIPVTNTSVNPARSTSQALFVGDWALDQLWLFWLAPMIGAILAGLIYKTISPEMTDKL